In a genomic window of Cytobacillus sp. FSL H8-0458:
- a CDS encoding ABC transporter ATP-binding protein has translation MDTRQTSLKPFISLILSAKIPKTALIIGLTASILTTLTGLVVPLLTKNLVDGFSVESLSVPLMIGIGAAFIVQAIISGISIYLLSYVGQKVVARLRDRMWMKLIRLPVRYFDQQSSGQTVSRVVNDTSIVRELITNHFPQFITGIISIIGAIIILLVMDWKMTLLMLTSVPITLAIMIPLGRKMAKISRGLQDETAIFTGNITQTLGEIRLMKSSTAEQNEEEKGLDGIEKLLGYGLREARIFAMIGPTMYLIMMVVIVMIIAYGGMRVASGTMSTGSLVAFLLYLFQIIMPITSFAMFFTQLQKAKGATERIIEILEEPLEEGQDGIEMDISSKPITIQNVSFSYSTEESVLENISLEAQPGQMIALAGPSGSGKTTLFGLLERFYEPAAGEIKIGHTPIQQISLKSWRSQIGYVSQESAMMAGTVRENLCYGLENPENIPDEKFWEVAKMAYADQFIADFPKGLDTEVGERGVKLSGGQRQRIAIARAFLRDPKILMMDEATASLDSQSEGIVQQALTRLMEGRTTFVIAHRLSTIVDADQIVFIEKGRVTGIGTHYELTQTHELYREFAEQQLA, from the coding sequence ATGGATACCCGCCAAACCAGTCTAAAACCATTCATTTCACTCATTCTATCAGCAAAAATTCCAAAGACGGCTCTCATCATCGGTTTAACAGCGAGCATTTTAACCACCCTGACTGGCCTGGTGGTTCCGCTGCTGACCAAAAACCTGGTGGACGGTTTTTCTGTTGAGTCTTTAAGCGTTCCGCTAATGATCGGAATAGGAGCAGCCTTTATCGTCCAGGCCATCATAAGCGGGATCTCCATCTACCTGCTCAGCTATGTAGGTCAAAAAGTGGTGGCACGCCTTCGGGATCGGATGTGGATGAAGCTCATAAGACTGCCGGTCCGTTATTTTGATCAGCAATCCAGCGGCCAGACTGTCAGCCGTGTAGTAAATGACACCAGCATTGTCAGGGAGCTGATTACCAATCACTTTCCGCAATTTATTACCGGTATTATCAGTATTATCGGTGCAATCATTATCCTGCTTGTGATGGACTGGAAAATGACCCTGCTGATGCTTACATCTGTTCCTATTACACTGGCAATCATGATTCCACTCGGCCGAAAGATGGCAAAAATATCCCGAGGTCTTCAAGATGAAACAGCCATCTTTACCGGAAACATTACCCAAACACTCGGTGAGATCCGCTTAATGAAGTCTTCAACTGCAGAGCAAAATGAAGAAGAAAAAGGATTGGATGGCATAGAGAAACTGCTTGGCTACGGTTTGCGGGAAGCCCGCATTTTTGCGATGATTGGTCCGACGATGTACCTGATCATGATGGTGGTCATCGTCATGATCATCGCCTATGGAGGCATGCGTGTGGCCAGCGGGACGATGTCAACGGGTTCTCTTGTAGCCTTTTTGCTGTATTTGTTCCAGATAATTATGCCGATCACTTCATTTGCGATGTTTTTTACACAGCTGCAAAAAGCGAAAGGCGCAACAGAACGGATCATAGAAATCTTAGAGGAGCCATTGGAAGAGGGACAGGATGGCATCGAGATGGACATCAGCAGCAAACCGATTACAATCCAAAACGTTTCTTTCTCCTATAGCACAGAAGAGAGTGTTCTGGAAAATATCTCACTGGAAGCCCAGCCAGGCCAGATGATTGCATTGGCCGGTCCCAGCGGCAGCGGAAAAACCACCCTGTTTGGATTGCTTGAACGATTTTACGAGCCAGCTGCAGGTGAAATTAAAATTGGCCATACACCCATCCAGCAGATATCTCTTAAATCCTGGCGCAGTCAAATCGGCTATGTTTCACAGGAAAGCGCTATGATGGCAGGTACGGTCCGTGAGAATTTATGTTATGGACTGGAAAATCCCGAAAACATTCCGGATGAGAAATTTTGGGAAGTGGCAAAAATGGCATATGCCGATCAATTCATTGCTGATTTTCCGAAAGGGCTTGATACAGAAGTTGGCGAGCGGGGCGTGAAGCTTTCCGGAGGACAAAGGCAGAGAATTGCCATTGCGCGCGCATTCCTTCGCGATCCTAAAATATTGATGATGGACGAAGCTACCGCAAGCCTTGACAGCCAATCGGAAGGCATCGTCCAGCAGGCGCTTACCCGTCTAATGGAAGGCCGGACAACTTTCGTCATCGCCCACCGCCTTTCAACAATTGTCGATGCAGATCAAATTGTCTTTATTGAAAAAGGCCGGGTGACAGGCATTGGCACACATTATGAACTAACACAAACTCATGAGCTATACAGGGAATTTGCAGAGCAGCAGCTTGCATAA